In Helianthus annuus cultivar XRQ/B chromosome 8, HanXRQr2.0-SUNRISE, whole genome shotgun sequence, a single genomic region encodes these proteins:
- the LOC110901097 gene encoding proline-rich proteoglycan 2-like, translated as MPPRLRGRGKGPMRGGPSSAGPSHRRTPSASFSTSDSRDMWGQPFEPARHSVSLSSSPSFHPSFGPFAPNEPEHSHHSDQSHHSHNSLQSHSFHHSEPPYSPRQFNPADYVNDFLGYNPLGPEDHFSQEMEMDDDPDPEMQTGTPGHPISISSGSPFQGSPYRGPDSFQERMATYDWFFTPSYHSSPAQPPLDDPQLQAVSPPPLPVEEPPQQPPQPPPEPPRRRRNARMSVRGGPRFSSPRGSSSYPPIPEDPQMGGPSNAAPEADPPQASYAPPMPPVGFDNPIPVYPGSSGYNPYGDPSGYPLGYGTHDPYLTAAQYHHLYPSSYPPVPPTDYPIQGYQYPPYQPPPSQQLQQQQQNQEILERLDRVEQKTKKNKERHNSFMKGLANLIKGKKK; from the coding sequence ATGCCTCCAAGACTAAGAGGACGTGGCAAGGGTCCCATGCGTGGAGGACCGTCATCTGCAGGACCATCTCACAGACGCACTCCATCGGCGTCTTTTTCCACTTCCGACTCCCGCGATATGTGGGGTCAACCTTTCGAGCCGGCAAGACACTCGGTCTCgcttagctcttcaccatcttttcATCCGTCCTTCGGACCATTTGCTCCAAATGAGCCCGAACACTCTCACCATTCGGACCAATCTCACCACTCGCATAACTCCTTGCAATCTCATTCATTTCATCATTCCGAACCCCCCTACTCTCCAAGACAATTCAACCCAGCTGACTATGTGAATGACTTCCTTGGTTACAACCCGCTGGGCCCTGAGGACCATTTCTCTCAAGAAATGGAGATGGATGACGACCCCGACCCGGAAATGCAAACAGGAACCCCGGGCCACCCTATCAGCATATCTAGTGGGTCACCATTTCAGGGATCTCCTTATCGTGGACCCGACTCCTTCCAAGAGAGGATGGCTACCTATGACTGGTTCTTTACCCCATCTTATCATAGCTCTCCGGCTCAACCACCTTTAGATGATCCTCAACTTCAAGctgtctcaccaccaccacttccgGTAGAGGAGCCACCGCAGCagccaccacaaccacctccCGAGCCTCCGAGGCGAAGGAGGAACGCTCGCATGTCCGTTAGAGGAGGACCCCGTTTTAGTTCTCCTCGAGGGTCGAGTTCCTATCCCCCTATTCCCGAGGACCCTCAAATGGGTGGGCCCTCGAATGCGGCACCGGAGGCTGATCCTCCGCAAGCTTCTTATGCACCACCTATGCCACCTGTGGGATTTGATAACCCAATTCCGGTATACCCAGGTTCTTCCGGGTATAATCCTTATGGAGACCCGTCGGGATATCCATTGGGCTACGGAACCCATGATCCATATCTTACGGCTGCGCAGTATCACCACCTTTATCCTTCTTCTTACCCCCCTGTGCCTCCAACTGACTACCCTATTCAGGGTTATCAGTATCCTCCATATCAGCCACCTCCTTCCCAGCAActacagcagcagcaacaaaacCAGGAAATCTTGGAGAGGTTGGACAGGGTTGAGCAGAAGACCAAGAAGAACAAGGAGAGGCACAATAGCTTCATGAAGGG